A window of Magnolia sinica isolate HGM2019 chromosome 13, MsV1, whole genome shotgun sequence genomic DNA:
gcaAGTTTGATAAGATGCTTCATCATGTGGACAATTCAGATTTTAAGCTCATGTTATcggaaatgagttctcaaaaagttttcacaAAAAACCGTATGAGAACTCGTGCGCAGCAGCATTCTTCTCCCTCTATGTATAAGAAAAGGCACTGGGAACTCTTGGCTTCAATACCTGCACTTTTATAAAAGAATGACTCGGTTCGAGTAATCCTGAGTTGGGCTGAGTTGTGTGGGTTGTCGAGTTAACTCAACAAGTGACACCAAGTTAGCCGGAGTCATTGGAACATTCTAGTTTCATGGTGATTCTGCTCAAAATGCATTCaattcgagttgactcggctgagttttAAGTCGACTCGCTGAGCATGCATTAGATGCCACGTGTCAGCATATGTATCGACATAGTAAACTTATCCTTGGACCATCCAATAGGCATGGCCCATTTTTTGGAACCTAGGGGTCTTATATATCTATAAAAATAGTACggaatcttttattattattattattataagaaAACAATATAAATTGAAAAACAGGACATGGGTGGTGGAATAAAGTAGAAAACCTACGTAACTTCGCATTAATCACTCGTGTAAATATTTAAATAATCCCAAAACAAATAAAAGATTAGAGAGAAGGGTCTCTCTTTCCACGTCCTTACATACACCCACATGTTGCCCATAAAACCACACCTCTATCCCTACCCTTCATCTTATAAGCAATTCAACTCAAAAGGGCAACCATCTATCCTTCTCCTGCTGTTTCTTCTCCTCcttcatttccatcttctttttctGAGTGAAGAGTTTTAGTAGGAAACATATGTCTAGGATATATCCCACAGAGTCTGGATGGCCCACCAAACGGCCCAGCTCGACAGACGGCCCGACTTTACTAACGGTCTGGAAGAAGTCTAGCATGGCATTCCAGGGGACCGACGGGTTCTCGGTTTTCGACGGCAAGGGGAGGTTGGTGTACCGAGTCGACAACTACTCGAGGAAGAATCGGTACATGTCAGGGGGGCTTGTTCTCATGGATGGAACTGGGCGGGCTCTATTGACTCTCAGGCCTCAGGTGAGTTTGAGCAGAGTTCATATCTCTCACCTACAGATGTTCTTTCTGGTTAAAATTACACATGCTATACtacccacatggggcccacctaatgaatggcctggatgatTACAAGCATGCCTCGTCTGCACAATATATGGTTTGTGGACCGTGCATTGTGGAGTTTGGGCTGGTTCGTCACCTTTCTTTTTTAAGCTATGTGCGGGTGAGGTCCAATTGATAAACATATCTGGTGTGGGCCCAGTTTGATGGACTTTTGAACTGAGGATCAGCCCAAGGAGCAGGTCCTTGTCCAGTTAGGAATGGAATGGGTGGAGCCCTGGACTGAGTTTAAGAGATCAGCCATGCCCTGGCCCAGTCCACTACCACCATATAatttccaacccatccatcaggtgggtcagcCATGTGGATGTTCTCACCCTGAAAATCTGGCTTGTCTaatccttaggtgggccacgatgtTAGAAatgtttttgatatatatatatatatatatatcaaaaacatTTCTTCTGATAATCGGTTTAAAAAGCTTCTTCATAGGactatatatataaacaaacacCATGATCAAACATTAATTTGTAAGTAATTCCTCTATTAATTGATTAATGTTCATGCAGATTTTGAGCATGACCCACCGATGGAACGGCTTTAGAGGCGACAATTGCTTGAAAACTAGGCCTGTGATGCCCGTTTTCTCAATGAGAAGGCGATCGATACTCCAGAACAGCGATGAAGCTGAAGTTTTCTTGAGTGGCCCCAAGAACCATGTCCCAATACCAGATTTTACAATGGACGGCTGCTTTAGGAAGCGGCATTGCAAGATCAGGAGTGCCACCGGGGAGCTGGCTGCTGAAATATCTAGGAAGAAAGTAAACACCACAGTTTTGCTTAGCGACGATGTATTTAGCCTGGTTGTTCAACCAGGCTACGATTGTGAATTGATCATGGCTTTTGTTATTGTAATGGACCGTATCTGTGGGAAACCATATGCCCCTGCCTTTTGTTCTTGATGGTCAGACTGTAACATCACCAATGAGATTTCCTGTACTAAATTGTATTGAGATGGCTTTGATTTTGTAAATAAAAATCATACTTGTTTGCATGAGAATGTGAAAATCAGTATTAAGATTTCTCATTGGAAAACTAACCTACCCAGGGTTGATTAATCCGGACAAAACCATATCGAAAATTATGAAGTGAGGTGTTGTTTGAGAATGTTCAAAAGTCACAAAAGATGCCTCTCGTTAATCGACCATTAACCTTTTAACTTTCTATGAAAAATTGCACTTCAAAGGGTTTCGCAGCTTTCTATTTTGTAGGGATCTCATGTCCTCATTTTGGTTTCTCTATCCAAACATCCCTTGGGAATTGTCAgagcatgatatatatgttacaaTGCCTAATGTCCAAGTTATGTTATAAGAGTTATTAGATAAAAGTTCTACATAAATTTGTAATATCTTGTTTGATTGAAAAGCAAGAAGGATAATTACTTTTTCTTTACTAGGTACATAATTATATAAGTTAGTAGATAAAAATAACTTTTAACCAAATtctatcatttttattattaaagtCAACACCACATCATGTGTTCGAGCTACAAAAAGAATGACCAATGGAAAGGACAATCTGGACCAGAGTGAAAGCTGCGACATCGTGGGAAAGGCTACCAGGACAACTAAAGCAAAGCTGCCAATTGAAATGGGCTACCTGAAAAAAGTAGAGTGCAACCACCAAGTGGAATGAGCTTTCTAGAAAAACTATAGTGCAGCCGCCATCCTTGAAAATGGCTACCAAGAAAAGAGGTGAGAGCGAGTGCAACCACGGAGTGGGCCGCTGCAAACGTCAAGCTGTAGAGCATGGTGAAATGTTACGATCCCAATGGCTTAAAGAGCTTAGCTTGACATCATGGCCATCAGTCTTAGGACTTTCggcatattggttaggttcttaacaacaTCATAACACAAAGTGTCCTGATGCACATCTGTTTCGAGGACCAGAACTGTTTATTATCAGGGCCTTGAAAGGCTTTCACACCAGAAGATACTAGCCATCTATTTGTAGGCCTTAGATCAAAGTTCAAAGATActtccaatttgggagattttggggcTCCGCCATCCATGGCAGGTCCCATCCTACTAACCATCTAGATCACCAAATCATAAGCCAGGCCTGTATATACTTGCATATTAGCATACTTGTAATGCCTGATGACCAAGGTCTTAAAGATACCAAcattttcaatttaaaaaaagtCCTTATTTTCCTGTGGGTTCAATATTTACCATTTCTCCATTTGTCTGATTTCTGTTTCATGACAGTCCATAGTTATATAGTGACGAATATTGTGAAAATCTATAGTTCATATAACATGAAATGCGGGGGACAATTTTACCCTCACAATCTGTTTTTGTGGGGGTGGAGAGCTTTGAATATTGCAAAAGCACGGGAAGACAATTTACATCAAGCCAGGAGCATTTGACCAAAATATTTCACTTACAAAAAGCCTTTAAATGGCTTAGATTTACCCAAAGCTAGCATTTGACCAATTTTACCCCTGCAGCAGTGAGCTTTCTCGAGGGCAAAATTTTTAATCCTTTCAATTCCATCTTGCGAGTAGCCTGCACTCATTTCTCTTTGTGTGTTACCCGCACGAAACATGCTACAAGGGAGCATGTGTTGCTTCTATTGAGGTGTGGAGCTAGCACACCAAATTACGTCCGTTGAAAAATGGAGGCCTTTCGGCgcgctgcttgaccagtcgagtgggctgctcgactcaaagtccaacgagctaATGTTTTGGAATTCCGCGGTGCgcaaccggtcgagtgggccgctcgaccagtcgaggcccttaCTCAACTAGTTGAGGCTACGCAGATTTTAGTTCGGATTTagtgtggactgcgtaaatttgaggtggtttcgcaaGAGTGCGGAAGagaagttgtctaaactataaataggggttcttagggctattctagggtattctaagATGTATGCAAagagttttttttatatacatccaAAGAGAAATGGGCTATCTCCGTGCATGGGAGCATTGAGAAGGTTAGTGTATTGCTTGTAACTTCGTTTTCTTCATATTGGAACTTTGCACCCGTAGTTTTTTACcattgttgggttttttttttttttttttacgtatattctatcttgtggtttgttggtatGCTTTTATTCTACTTCtatattatatttcttcttgtttatcgtttgtgggtaaaACTGGAGATTGGATTTCGGTTCACTTGCGTTGTTGGTGTGCTGcgtaacaactggtatcagagcttttggtttagttcaagtgggagcgatgatggaagaaggaaagactagaattgagaagtttgatggttcaaagtttgccttctggaagatgcagatggaggattatctgtattagaaggacctctatattcctctaggaggaaaagagaagaaaccaaaaaagatgacagatgatgaatagtctttattggatcggaaggctttaggaacgatccgactctctttgtctacgagagtcgccttcaatatatccaaggtgaagacaacaaaagaattaatgcaaactctagctacgatgtatgagaaaccctcagcgtccaacaaagttcatcttatgaaaccgctattcaacatgaagatgtcacaTGGTGAGAGTGTGgctaaacatctaaacgagttcaatatagtcacgaGCCAATTGAAATCCGTTGGCATCACTTTTGAGGACGAGGTCAGagcattattgatcttgtccagtttgctagacagttgggatggtttggtgattgccgtgagcaattcttcagggtcgaaaaaattgaaattcgatgatgtgaccgatctaattctcagcgaagaatctagaagaaagacatcgagagtttcaggggattcagggaatgctctaaacgttgaaggaagaggaagatcgctgaacaaatgaggcaataaacgCGAACGttttaagtcgaggaagaagtccaagggatcgaaagacaaagacgggcgTTGGCATTGCGAGAATaaggggcacatgaaatgtgattgcagggcgcttaagaaacaagaaggaagctctcaaggcgggaatgaTTCAgtaaatctatctgaggagagtgacacagaggcgttgatcttgtctcttaatgCGATGAATGAGTCTTGAGTCATAGActtgggtgcttcgtttcataccacttcgtgtaaggaagttctgcgtgattatgtgtcaggtgacttcgggagagtttacctgggtgatgatgagccgtgcagtattgttagaaagggagacgttcatataagtcAAAAAGACGGAatagttttgaaattgaaggatgttagaCATGTACCGAATTTAAAACAgaatttgatctcagtggggcagttgaccGGTATCGGATatatgacgacattcactagtaatTCCTGAAAGATCATAAAAGGTGCCTTAGTGATATCTTGaggtaagaaggaaggtactttgtacgtgacttcaggatcatatagttcactcacaatcgcatcaactagagtgaatgaGCAGTTATGACATTAGAGgttaggacatatgagtgagaaaaaggatgaaagtgctattatcaaaagggaagctaccagggctgaagtctattgacttgaaattctgcgaAGACTGCATATATGGCAAGTAGAAGAGGATAAGTTTTAAGAAAACAGGACgcactccaaagacacatctgttggagcttgtacacactgatgtgtaggGATCGGCATACATACCATATCTTGGTGGCTTacgttattttctttttttttattgatgatgctagtagaaaactgtgggtttatttcttaaagtataaatttgatgtatttgatgtatttaagaagtggaaagtaatggtagaaaatgagacatgtaaaacagtaaaatatctcagatca
This region includes:
- the LOC131224365 gene encoding protein LURP-one-related 5-like, whose product is MSRIYPTESGWPTKRPSSTDGPTLLTVWKKSSMAFQGTDGFSVFDGKGRLVYRVDNYSRKNRYMSGGLVLMDGTGRALLTLRPQILSMTHRWNGFRGDNCLKTRPVMPVFSMRRRSILQNSDEAEVFLSGPKNHVPIPDFTMDGCFRKRHCKIRSATGELAAEISRKKVNTTVLLSDDVFSLVVQPGYDCELIMAFVIVMDRICGKPYAPAFCS